Proteins encoded by one window of Streptomyces uncialis:
- a CDS encoding ABC transporter permease: MTGLLQAPRANSAAGAPGPPAPPPRPPLTERLRTPALYVLSLSAAFGIAAILVAVVGKSPKDAAVAMFDGSLGSGAALGQSVDQAAPLLLVAVGSVIAARAGIFNIGQEGQVVIGAALGAGVGLFMPGPGWFVLPMILLCAALGGALWAGVAALLHYWRGVDVVISTLLLIFVANQVVSFAVNRDYLLRETAVPGQTTTSQSDMLRESVWLPRFGEFPGFNIGAGIFLAVVLAVAVYFALTRTRWGFRIRLLGLNARTAHRAGVGAVVVGGGALLASGAFAGAAGGVMLTGSGYRMQDGFAGNVGFDGLLVALVAKDNPLHAVPVAFFFGALRAGGGFLAATGIPRYIVAVVTALLVLAVVFPTAVAEIRRRVPARTKEA, from the coding sequence ATGACCGGACTCCTCCAGGCGCCCCGCGCGAACAGCGCGGCGGGCGCGCCCGGACCACCCGCGCCCCCACCGCGCCCACCGCTCACGGAGCGGCTGCGCACCCCCGCGCTGTACGTCCTCTCCCTCTCCGCCGCCTTCGGGATCGCCGCGATCCTCGTCGCCGTCGTCGGCAAGTCCCCCAAGGACGCCGCCGTCGCGATGTTCGACGGCAGCCTCGGCAGCGGCGCGGCCCTCGGCCAGAGCGTCGACCAGGCCGCCCCGCTGCTGCTCGTCGCCGTCGGCTCCGTCATCGCCGCCCGCGCCGGGATCTTCAACATCGGCCAGGAGGGACAGGTCGTCATCGGCGCCGCGCTCGGCGCGGGCGTCGGGCTCTTCATGCCCGGCCCCGGCTGGTTCGTCCTGCCGATGATCCTGCTGTGCGCCGCGCTCGGCGGCGCCCTGTGGGCCGGCGTCGCCGCCCTCCTCCACTACTGGCGCGGGGTCGACGTCGTCATCAGCACCCTGCTGCTGATCTTCGTCGCCAACCAGGTCGTGTCGTTCGCCGTCAACCGGGACTATCTGCTGCGGGAGACCGCCGTCCCCGGCCAGACCACCACCTCCCAGTCCGACATGCTCCGGGAATCGGTGTGGCTGCCGCGCTTCGGCGAGTTCCCCGGCTTCAACATCGGTGCCGGGATCTTCCTCGCCGTCGTCCTCGCGGTCGCCGTGTACTTCGCGCTGACCCGCACCCGCTGGGGCTTCCGGATCCGGCTCCTCGGACTCAACGCCCGCACCGCCCACCGCGCCGGGGTCGGCGCCGTCGTCGTCGGCGGCGGCGCGCTCCTCGCCTCCGGCGCCTTCGCCGGGGCCGCGGGCGGGGTGATGCTCACCGGCAGCGGCTACCGCATGCAGGACGGCTTCGCCGGGAACGTCGGCTTCGACGGACTCCTCGTCGCCCTCGTCGCCAAGGACAACCCGCTGCACGCCGTCCCCGTCGCCTTCTTCTTCGGGGCGCTGCGCGCCGGCGGCGGCTTCCTCGCCGCGACCGGCATCCCCCGCTACATCGTCGCCGTCGTCACCGCGCTGCTCGTCCTCGCCGTCGTCTTCCCGACGGCCGTCGCGGAGATCCGGCGGCGTGTCCCGGCCCGCACCAAGGAAGCCTGA
- a CDS encoding ABC transporter permease, which yields MIDESSVVLASAVRLTVPLAFAACGEYIAERAGTINISVEAMMLGGAFSAVLGATVTGSAATGLLFGMAAGLLVGFVHAQFSHRLGVNTYVVGLVLSALVLGLTSFLLDSVDLDKNQQVGAVDIPFLSDLPLLGPVLFSHRWPVYLLVALVPFVWWLVQRSRFGLELRAAGENPRSADVTGIDVRKRRRQALLICGLLSGLGGAYLAVGEVGMFNQNMTAGRGFVVIAAVIFGGWTLRGTLTGCLVFGAADAMRLALPALGLQLNAQLLIAAPYVLALLAMMFFAKSHRAPGALGRPFVRGTV from the coding sequence ATGATCGACGAGTCCTCCGTGGTCCTCGCCAGCGCCGTACGGCTCACCGTGCCCCTGGCCTTCGCCGCCTGCGGCGAGTACATCGCCGAACGCGCCGGAACCATCAACATCTCCGTCGAGGCCATGATGCTCGGCGGCGCCTTCAGCGCCGTCCTCGGCGCCACCGTCACCGGCTCCGCCGCCACCGGACTGCTGTTCGGGATGGCCGCCGGACTGCTCGTCGGCTTCGTGCACGCCCAGTTCAGCCACCGGCTCGGCGTCAACACCTACGTCGTCGGCCTGGTGCTGAGCGCGCTGGTGCTCGGTCTGACGAGCTTCCTCCTCGACTCCGTCGACCTCGACAAGAACCAGCAGGTCGGAGCCGTCGACATCCCCTTCCTCTCCGACCTCCCGCTGCTCGGACCCGTCCTGTTCAGCCATCGCTGGCCCGTGTATCTGCTGGTCGCCCTGGTCCCGTTCGTCTGGTGGCTGGTGCAGCGCAGCCGCTTCGGCCTGGAACTGCGGGCCGCCGGGGAGAACCCCCGGTCGGCCGACGTCACCGGTATCGACGTCCGCAAGCGCCGCCGCCAGGCCCTGCTCATCTGCGGGCTGCTCTCCGGACTCGGCGGCGCCTACCTCGCCGTCGGGGAGGTGGGCATGTTCAACCAGAACATGACCGCGGGCCGCGGCTTCGTCGTCATCGCCGCCGTCATCTTCGGCGGCTGGACGCTGCGGGGCACCCTCACCGGCTGTCTCGTCTTCGGCGCCGCCGACGCCATGCGGCTCGCGCTGCCCGCGCTCGGCCTCCAGCTCAACGCCCAACTCCTGATCGCCGCACCCTATGTGCTCGCCCTGCTCGCCATGATGTTCTTCGCCAAGAGCCACCGGGCCCCCGGCGCGCTCGGCCGGCCGTTCGTCCGGGGGACCGTGTGA
- a CDS encoding zinc-binding dehydrogenase, with the protein MHTRHGGPQTLELRTLPDPEPAPGEVLVAVRAAGVNRLDLIQRRGPGVLPGFRLPHIPGMDVSGDIVALGPGTTGRAVGDRVVVNPTIACGDCGDCAAGNDAYCGRVRIIGGNRPGGYAELVAVPATHTHLLPPGTGHVAAASLPTAYGMAWQALVVRGELRAGESVLVHGGGSGVSMAAVHIARRIGARVLVTSGSDTKLDHMRDVGAHVVINNRTEDIAARAHEATGGAGVDLVLDHIGPALFQPSLHALRLRGRLVFCGDTTGSTAEFDLPHAFHRGITLLGAGSCGYADFGAMIDFCFGDGGGVEGDLEPVVDTLLPLAGAAAAHHRLESGATMGKVVLVPGDTHPGPAARTTRAAPRPAPVPHGRPSATRSTATAVEVATVP; encoded by the coding sequence ATGCACACCCGCCACGGCGGACCTCAGACCCTTGAGCTCCGCACCCTGCCCGACCCCGAACCCGCCCCGGGCGAGGTGCTCGTCGCCGTCCGCGCCGCCGGGGTCAACCGCCTCGACCTGATCCAGCGGCGCGGCCCCGGCGTCCTGCCCGGCTTCCGGCTGCCGCACATCCCCGGCATGGACGTCTCCGGCGACATCGTCGCCCTCGGCCCCGGCACCACCGGCCGCGCCGTCGGGGACCGCGTCGTCGTCAACCCGACCATCGCCTGCGGCGACTGCGGTGACTGCGCCGCAGGGAACGACGCCTACTGCGGCCGGGTCCGGATCATCGGCGGCAACCGCCCCGGCGGCTACGCGGAACTCGTCGCCGTACCCGCCACCCACACCCATCTCCTGCCGCCCGGCACCGGTCATGTCGCCGCCGCCTCGCTGCCCACCGCGTACGGCATGGCCTGGCAGGCGCTCGTCGTCCGCGGTGAACTGCGCGCGGGCGAGAGCGTCCTGGTCCACGGCGGCGGCAGCGGGGTGAGCATGGCCGCCGTCCATATCGCCCGCCGGATCGGCGCCCGGGTCCTCGTCACCTCCGGCTCCGACACCAAGCTCGACCATATGCGGGACGTCGGCGCCCATGTCGTCATCAACAACCGCACCGAGGACATCGCCGCTCGCGCCCACGAGGCCACCGGGGGCGCCGGGGTCGACCTCGTCCTCGACCACATCGGGCCCGCCCTCTTCCAGCCCTCCCTGCACGCCCTGCGGCTGCGCGGACGCCTCGTGTTCTGCGGCGACACCACCGGCAGCACCGCGGAGTTCGACCTGCCGCACGCCTTCCACCGGGGCATCACCCTGCTCGGCGCCGGATCGTGCGGGTACGCCGACTTCGGCGCGATGATCGACTTCTGCTTCGGGGACGGCGGCGGGGTCGAGGGCGACCTCGAACCCGTCGTCGACACCCTGCTCCCGCTCGCCGGGGCCGCCGCCGCGCACCACCGCCTGGAGAGCGGCGCCACCATGGGCAAGGTCGTCCTCGTCCCCGGCGACACCCATCCCGGCCCGGCCGCCCGCACCACCCGCGCCGCCCCCCGCCCCGCGCCCGTCCCGCACGGCCGCCCGTCCGCTACCCGCTCCACCGCGACGGCCGTGGAAGTGGCCACCGTCCCGTGA
- a CDS encoding sulfite exporter TauE/SafE family protein, with translation MTAFEIVLVLAAGLAAGTLNTVVGSGSLLTFPVLVALGHPPVVANVSNTIGLAPGSLSAVYGCRRELAAQRHRLLPLGAAAVLGGLTGALLLLALPADTFGAVVPALVLLAALLMALQPRLTRLVAARLARHAHAPGTLATRPPRTTGRALPAAVLAVSVYGGYFGAAQGVLLLAALAIALDDDLRQLNGLKNLLQALVNLIAAVLFALTADVAWLPVALIAAGSVPGALLGAALGRRVSPAVLRAVVVTVGTVAGVTLLMR, from the coding sequence GTGACCGCGTTCGAGATCGTCCTCGTGCTGGCCGCCGGACTGGCGGCCGGCACGCTCAACACCGTCGTCGGCTCCGGGTCCCTGCTCACCTTCCCCGTACTGGTCGCCCTCGGCCACCCGCCCGTCGTCGCGAACGTCTCCAACACCATCGGCCTGGCCCCCGGTTCCCTCAGCGCCGTCTACGGCTGCCGCCGCGAACTCGCCGCCCAGCGGCACCGGTTGCTGCCGCTCGGCGCCGCCGCGGTCCTCGGCGGACTCACCGGCGCCCTGCTGCTCCTCGCCCTGCCCGCCGACACCTTCGGCGCCGTCGTCCCCGCACTGGTGCTGCTCGCCGCACTGCTGATGGCCCTTCAGCCCCGGCTCACCCGCCTCGTCGCCGCCCGCCTGGCGCGGCACGCCCACGCCCCCGGGACGCTCGCCACCCGGCCCCCGCGCACCACGGGACGCGCCCTGCCCGCCGCCGTCCTCGCCGTCAGCGTGTACGGCGGCTACTTCGGCGCCGCCCAGGGCGTACTGCTGCTCGCCGCGCTCGCGATCGCGCTGGACGACGACCTGCGGCAGCTCAACGGCCTCAAGAACCTCCTCCAGGCACTGGTCAACCTGATCGCCGCGGTGCTGTTCGCACTCACCGCGGACGTGGCCTGGCTGCCGGTGGCGCTGATCGCCGCCGGTTCCGTCCCCGGCGCGCTCCTCGGCGCCGCGCTCGGCCGCCGGGTGAGCCCCGCCGTGCTGCGCGCGGTGGTCGTCACGGTCGGGACGGTGGCGGGGGTGACGCTGCTCATGCGGTGA
- the aroC gene encoding chorismate synthase — protein MLRWLTAGESHGPALTAVLEGMPAGVGITTDDLADALARRRLGKGRGARMRLERDQVEINGGVRHGRTMGGPVAVRVANTEWSKWSEVMSPDPADADGRRYDEPGRFPDRGRSAPLTRPRPGHADLAGMQKYGFDDIRPVLERASARETAARVVLGEVARAFLTQVLDAEVLSHVVRIGSVALPDGLVPVRGARDAVDADPVRCLDPATSAAMDAEIDAAHKDADTLGGVVEVVVHGLPPGLGSHVHWDRRLDSRLAAALMGIQAIKGVEVGDGFTTASRRGSLAHDEIEGVAGGDPGRLAVRRITERTGGIEGGMTTGETLRVRAAMKPISTLSRPLSTVDVSTGDPAKAIAQRSDVCAVPATGVVAEAMVALVLADAVLEKFGGDSVTETRRNVESYLTEAKVTTAP, from the coding sequence ATGCTGCGCTGGCTGACTGCGGGGGAGTCCCACGGACCCGCGCTGACCGCGGTACTGGAAGGGATGCCCGCGGGAGTGGGCATCACGACGGACGACCTCGCGGACGCGCTCGCCCGACGCCGTCTCGGCAAGGGCCGCGGCGCGCGGATGCGCCTGGAACGCGACCAGGTCGAGATCAACGGAGGCGTCCGGCACGGACGGACGATGGGCGGCCCCGTCGCCGTGCGCGTCGCCAACACCGAGTGGTCCAAGTGGTCGGAGGTGATGTCCCCGGACCCCGCGGACGCCGACGGCCGCCGCTACGACGAACCGGGCCGGTTCCCCGACCGGGGCCGCTCCGCCCCGCTGACCCGCCCCCGGCCCGGCCACGCCGACCTCGCCGGGATGCAGAAGTACGGCTTCGACGACATCCGTCCGGTGCTGGAACGGGCCAGCGCCCGAGAGACCGCCGCCCGGGTCGTGCTCGGCGAGGTGGCCCGCGCGTTCCTCACCCAGGTCCTCGACGCGGAGGTCCTGAGCCACGTGGTCCGGATCGGTTCGGTGGCCCTCCCGGACGGACTGGTCCCGGTCCGGGGCGCCCGCGACGCCGTTGACGCCGATCCGGTGCGCTGCCTCGACCCGGCGACCTCGGCCGCGATGGACGCGGAGATCGACGCCGCCCACAAGGACGCCGACACCCTCGGCGGTGTTGTCGAGGTCGTCGTCCACGGGCTGCCGCCGGGCCTCGGCAGCCATGTCCACTGGGACCGCCGGCTGGACTCCCGGCTCGCCGCCGCCCTGATGGGCATCCAGGCCATCAAGGGCGTCGAGGTGGGCGACGGCTTCACCACGGCGTCCCGCCGGGGTTCGCTCGCGCACGACGAGATCGAGGGCGTGGCCGGCGGCGACCCGGGGCGGCTCGCGGTCCGCCGGATCACCGAACGGACCGGCGGGATCGAGGGCGGCATGACCACGGGCGAGACGCTGCGGGTGCGCGCCGCGATGAAGCCCATCTCGACCCTGTCCCGACCGTTGTCCACGGTGGACGTGAGCACGGGGGACCCCGCCAAGGCGATCGCCCAGCGCAGCGACGTGTGCGCCGTCCCCGCGACCGGCGTGGTCGCCGAGGCCATGGTGGCACTGGTCCTCGCGGACGCGGTCCTGGAGAAGTTCGGCGGCGACAGCGTCACGGAGACCCGCAGAAACGTCGAGTCCTACCTGACCGAGGCAAAGGTGACAACAGCCCCTTGA
- a CDS encoding amidohydrolase: MLTNHGIPGDSADTARVKSAARAAVDRATDELVALSHRLHAHPELGFEEERACGWLGDVLTAHGFTVTAGVCELPTAFVAERGSGPLVIGICAEYDALPGLGHACGHNVIASAAVAAALALGAVADEIGLTVRVFGTPAEENGGGKVLMLERGAFTGVHAAMMVHPAPRERLDPVCLARAQLGVRYEGRAAHASACPEDGLNAADALTVAQVAIGLLRQHMTPDQRVHGIVTTGGQVPNVIPELTEAAFYVRAATLDGVGALERRVRACFEAGAVATGTRLTIGSDSPTYAHFRHDPVLLRAYERNAVALGRVFPPVTAEDDRQAGSTDMANVSLAVPAIQPLVSIGSGTVGLHQAGFAAVAAGAAADRAVVEGGLAMAWAGIDVARAVASGGGVGVLGSP; this comes from the coding sequence ATGCTGACGAACCATGGGATACCCGGTGATTCCGCCGACACGGCACGGGTCAAGTCCGCCGCGCGGGCCGCCGTCGACCGCGCGACGGACGAGCTGGTCGCGCTGAGCCACCGGCTCCACGCGCACCCCGAGCTGGGCTTCGAGGAGGAGCGGGCGTGCGGCTGGCTGGGGGACGTCCTCACCGCGCACGGGTTCACGGTCACGGCGGGTGTCTGCGAGCTGCCGACCGCGTTCGTCGCCGAGCGCGGGAGCGGTCCGCTGGTGATCGGGATCTGCGCCGAGTACGACGCGCTGCCGGGCCTCGGGCACGCCTGCGGGCACAACGTGATCGCCTCCGCCGCGGTGGCCGCCGCCCTCGCGCTCGGGGCGGTCGCCGACGAGATCGGGTTGACGGTACGGGTGTTCGGTACCCCCGCCGAGGAGAACGGCGGCGGCAAGGTCCTGATGCTGGAGCGGGGCGCCTTCACGGGCGTCCACGCGGCGATGATGGTCCACCCCGCGCCCCGGGAGCGGCTCGATCCGGTGTGCCTGGCGCGGGCGCAGCTCGGGGTGCGCTACGAGGGGCGGGCGGCCCACGCGTCCGCGTGTCCCGAGGACGGGCTCAACGCGGCGGACGCGCTGACCGTGGCACAGGTCGCGATCGGGCTGCTGCGCCAGCACATGACGCCCGACCAGCGGGTGCACGGGATCGTCACGACCGGGGGGCAGGTGCCCAATGTGATCCCCGAGCTGACGGAGGCCGCGTTCTATGTACGGGCCGCGACGCTGGACGGGGTCGGCGCGCTGGAGCGGCGGGTGCGGGCGTGCTTCGAGGCGGGCGCGGTGGCGACGGGGACCCGGTTGACGATCGGGTCCGACTCCCCCACGTACGCGCACTTCCGTCATGATCCTGTTCTCCTTCGTGCGTACGAGCGCAACGCGGTGGCCCTGGGGCGGGTCTTCCCGCCGGTCACCGCGGAGGACGACCGGCAGGCCGGGTCCACGGACATGGCGAACGTGTCGCTCGCCGTGCCCGCGATCCAGCCGCTGGTGTCCATCGGGTCCGGGACGGTGGGGCTGCACCAGGCGGGGTTCGCGGCGGTGGCCGCGGGGGCGGCGGCGGATCGGGCTGTGGTGGAAGGGGGGCTCGCGATGGCTTGGGCGGGGATCGATGTGGCGCGGGCGGTGGCCTCGGGCGGCGGCGTGGGGGTCCTCGGTTCCCCCTGA
- a CDS encoding PucR family transcriptional regulator — translation MNQTIGRPVRPARTPGGAEVFERRLNTLALSGDGWSAVLRAIAQHTGRPVRLIGVHGGVLAATDDGATAMTPVGVARVFAEDGVVPVTCETGWHASARAVRAGERRVGVLLLGGARSPADPDDEVVLRAASTAVAIEAIRRDAVAAATTETGGRLIDELRYGALRNHTEVVRTAARFGLRLDQPHAAVVFAYAGPNQRTWSTALSWLEMPVRQEGRFGLAVLAGHMDREITRIRVRLQGMVGEFPVLAAAGPVVSDVRETARSFRDAETVLGLLRRRPGEVELRFASLGLAQLLFGVSPERLQAFVEQHLGPILEREEWVHTLSAWLATKGSRAAVAELLHLHRNSVGYRVGQIRELLDADPLDPEVTLRLQAALTARELLSVLREDGTRRPV, via the coding sequence ATGAACCAGACAATCGGGAGACCGGTCCGCCCCGCCCGCACCCCCGGCGGGGCCGAGGTGTTCGAACGCCGGCTCAACACCCTCGCCCTGTCCGGCGACGGCTGGTCCGCGGTCCTGCGGGCGATCGCCCAGCACACCGGGCGTCCCGTCCGGCTGATCGGGGTGCACGGCGGGGTGCTCGCCGCCACCGACGACGGCGCCACCGCGATGACCCCGGTGGGTGTCGCCCGGGTCTTCGCCGAGGACGGGGTGGTCCCCGTCACCTGCGAGACCGGCTGGCACGCCAGCGCGCGAGCGGTCCGCGCGGGTGAGCGCCGGGTGGGCGTCCTGCTGCTGGGCGGCGCCCGGTCCCCCGCCGACCCGGACGACGAGGTGGTCCTGCGTGCGGCCTCGACCGCCGTGGCCATCGAGGCGATACGCCGTGACGCGGTCGCCGCCGCCACCACCGAGACCGGCGGACGGCTCATCGACGAGCTGCGCTACGGCGCGCTGCGCAACCACACCGAGGTCGTACGCACCGCCGCCCGCTTCGGTCTGCGGCTGGACCAGCCCCACGCGGCGGTCGTCTTCGCGTACGCGGGCCCCAATCAGCGGACCTGGTCCACGGCCCTGTCGTGGCTGGAGATGCCGGTCCGTCAGGAGGGCCGGTTCGGCCTCGCGGTGCTCGCCGGGCACATGGACCGGGAGATCACCCGGATCAGGGTCCGCCTCCAGGGCATGGTCGGCGAGTTCCCGGTGCTGGCGGCGGCGGGCCCGGTCGTCTCGGACGTCCGTGAGACGGCCCGTTCCTTCCGGGACGCCGAGACCGTCCTCGGACTGCTGCGCCGCCGGCCGGGGGAGGTGGAGCTGCGGTTCGCCTCGCTGGGGCTCGCCCAACTGCTGTTCGGGGTCTCGCCGGAGCGCCTCCAGGCGTTCGTGGAACAGCATCTGGGCCCGATCCTGGAGCGCGAGGAATGGGTGCACACCCTCAGCGCCTGGCTCGCGACCAAGGGCAGCCGCGCCGCCGTCGCGGAACTGCTGCATCTGCACCGCAACTCCGTCGGCTACCGGGTGGGCCAGATCCGTGAACTCCTCGACGCCGATCCCCTGGACCCCGAGGTCACGCTGCGCCTCCAGGCCGCGCTGACCGCCCGTGAACTGCTGTCCGTCCTGCGCGAGGACGGCACCCGGCGCCCGGTGTGA
- a CDS encoding dihydrofolate reductase family protein produces MRKLVYYIAASLDGRIAGPKGEFGFFPTGDAQQSAAYAGWVNSRLPETVPTAMREPAGVADVPPARFDTVLMGHGTYRDALALGAPSPYAHLRQYVVSRTLGAAPDPAVTVVDGDPVGFVRALKRERGRDIWLCGGGKLAGALLPEIDELILKSYPVVAGAGVTLFDGGFDPTPFLAADREVFPNGVSVTWYTARR; encoded by the coding sequence TTGCGCAAGCTCGTGTACTACATCGCCGCGTCCCTCGACGGCCGGATCGCCGGTCCGAAGGGCGAGTTCGGCTTCTTCCCCACAGGGGACGCCCAGCAGTCCGCCGCGTACGCGGGCTGGGTCAACTCCCGGCTGCCGGAGACCGTCCCGACCGCCATGCGGGAACCCGCCGGTGTCGCGGACGTACCCCCCGCCCGCTTCGACACCGTGCTGATGGGACACGGCACCTACCGCGACGCGCTCGCGCTCGGCGCCCCGAGCCCGTACGCCCATCTGCGGCAGTACGTCGTCTCCCGCACCCTCGGCGCCGCCCCCGATCCCGCCGTGACGGTGGTGGACGGCGACCCGGTCGGCTTCGTCCGCGCGCTCAAGCGCGAGCGGGGGCGGGACATCTGGCTGTGCGGTGGCGGCAAGCTCGCGGGCGCGCTGCTGCCGGAGATCGACGAACTGATCCTCAAGAGCTACCCCGTGGTCGCCGGGGCCGGGGTCACGCTGTTCGACGGGGGCTTCGACCCGACGCCGTTCCTGGCCGCCGACCGCGAGGTGTTCCCCAACGGGGTGAGCGTCACCTGGTACACCGCCCGGCGGTAG
- a CDS encoding TetR/AcrR family transcriptional regulator has protein sequence MARRNDERRAALVDAAIEVLAGEGARGLTFRAVDVAAAVPTGTASNYFTNRDDLLTQAGARVYERLQPDEATITRHRTASRDRETYAELMRELVGRVSSFRTGYLALLELRLEATRRPALRAILTERVSADVAANVAYHEQSGLPGDATAVRLLYLALNWLIVEQLTLPGVFSEEERDALVTAAVERIVRTD, from the coding sequence ATGGCGCGCAGGAACGACGAGCGACGAGCCGCCCTCGTGGACGCGGCGATCGAGGTACTGGCCGGCGAGGGTGCCCGCGGGCTCACCTTCCGGGCGGTCGACGTGGCGGCCGCCGTCCCCACCGGAACGGCGTCCAACTACTTCACCAACCGCGACGATCTGCTGACCCAGGCGGGCGCCCGGGTCTATGAACGCCTCCAGCCGGACGAGGCGACGATCACGCGGCACCGCACCGCGAGCCGGGACCGGGAGACCTACGCGGAACTCATGCGTGAACTCGTCGGCCGTGTCAGCTCCTTCCGTACCGGCTATCTCGCCCTGCTGGAGCTGCGGCTGGAGGCGACCCGGCGGCCCGCTCTGCGGGCGATCCTGACCGAACGGGTCAGCGCGGACGTCGCCGCCAATGTCGCCTATCACGAGCAGTCGGGGCTGCCCGGCGACGCCACCGCCGTACGGCTGCTGTATCTCGCCCTCAACTGGCTCATCGTCGAACAGCTCACGCTCCCGGGCGTGTTCTCCGAGGAGGAGCGCGACGCGCTCGTCACGGCGGCGGTCGAGCGGATCGTACGGACGGACTGA
- a CDS encoding enoyl-CoA hydratase/isomerase family protein, with product MPTLDRQDGVFVLDLGDTENRFHPDWAAEVDALLDEAERADGPRALVTTARGRFWSNGLDLDWFLAHPDRADAFVADVQALLARVLTLPMVTVAALQGHTFAAGAMFSLAHDLRVMRADRGYWCLPEADLGIPFTAGMSALIQARLDPRTAHEAMVTARRYGGHDALATGIVDRVADADTLRGTAVDLARAQLAKAGASLATIKSRMYAPVLTALAEKGVRLAPDARPA from the coding sequence ATGCCCACCCTTGACCGCCAGGACGGCGTCTTCGTCCTCGACCTCGGGGACACCGAGAACCGCTTCCACCCCGACTGGGCCGCCGAGGTCGACGCCCTTCTTGACGAGGCCGAGCGGGCCGACGGCCCGCGCGCCCTGGTGACCACGGCGCGCGGCCGGTTCTGGTCGAACGGCCTGGACCTCGACTGGTTCCTCGCCCACCCGGACCGCGCCGACGCCTTCGTCGCCGATGTCCAGGCGCTCCTCGCCCGGGTGCTGACCCTGCCGATGGTCACCGTGGCCGCGCTCCAGGGGCACACCTTCGCGGCGGGGGCGATGTTCTCGCTGGCGCACGACCTCCGGGTGATGCGCGCGGACCGGGGCTACTGGTGCCTGCCCGAGGCCGACCTGGGGATCCCGTTCACCGCGGGCATGTCCGCGCTGATCCAGGCCCGTCTGGACCCGCGCACCGCCCATGAGGCGATGGTCACCGCCCGCCGCTACGGAGGCCATGACGCCCTCGCCACCGGGATCGTGGACCGGGTGGCCGACGCGGACACGCTGCGCGGCACGGCCGTCGACCTGGCCCGCGCCCAGCTGGCCAAGGCGGGAGCCTCGCTCGCCACCATCAAGTCCCGTATGTACGCACCGGTTTTGACGGCCCTGGCGGAGAAGGGCGTCCGCCTCGCACCGGACGCCCGGCCCGCGTGA
- a CDS encoding C40 family peptidase: protein MGTHRRPKPPSRPRLAVLAATAGTVSLLPTQGQAAPKPSLDEVRQQVAALYEEAEAPTEEYNAILERKAKLQKEANAAHRRMADQQAEVDELRARMGPMAAAQYRSGGVDPTLGLFLSADPDSYLDRAQALDRMSARQATELTALESKRRELARTRAEAGRKVGAAEKARERLSGKKEEIQGKLGAARKLLNSLTAEQRTEMREAEKKEDKAAGNSDKPAAYQGSASGRARDAVRFAYAQLGKPYEWGSTGPDSFDCSGLTGTAWRTAGVSLPRTVIQQYSAGRQVAREDLQPGDIIYWYNNTQHNGMYVGDGKAIHAPRTGKNVELTPLDSMPYFAATRP from the coding sequence ATGGGGACGCACCGCCGACCGAAGCCGCCGAGCCGTCCCCGGCTCGCCGTCCTGGCCGCGACGGCCGGGACCGTCTCGCTGCTGCCCACCCAGGGGCAGGCCGCGCCGAAGCCCTCCCTCGACGAGGTACGCCAGCAGGTGGCCGCGCTCTACGAGGAGGCCGAGGCGCCGACGGAGGAGTACAACGCGATCCTGGAACGGAAGGCGAAACTCCAGAAGGAGGCCAACGCGGCCCACCGCCGGATGGCCGACCAGCAGGCCGAGGTCGACGAACTGCGGGCGCGGATGGGGCCCATGGCGGCGGCCCAGTACCGCAGCGGCGGGGTCGACCCGACGCTCGGACTGTTCCTGTCGGCGGACCCCGACAGCTATCTCGACCGGGCCCAGGCGCTGGACCGCATGAGCGCGCGCCAGGCCACCGAGCTCACCGCCCTGGAGTCCAAGCGCCGCGAGCTCGCCCGAACACGCGCCGAGGCGGGACGGAAGGTGGGCGCGGCGGAGAAGGCGCGCGAGCGCCTGAGCGGCAAGAAGGAGGAGATCCAGGGCAAGTTGGGTGCGGCGCGGAAGCTGCTCAACAGCCTCACGGCCGAGCAGCGGACCGAGATGCGGGAGGCGGAGAAGAAGGAGGACAAGGCCGCGGGCAACAGCGACAAGCCCGCGGCGTACCAGGGCTCGGCGAGCGGCCGCGCCCGCGACGCGGTCCGCTTCGCGTACGCGCAGCTCGGCAAGCCGTACGAGTGGGGGTCGACCGGCCCGGACTCCTTCGACTGCTCGGGGCTCACGGGAACGGCGTGGCGCACGGCCGGGGTCTCACTGCCGCGCACGGTCATCCAGCAGTACTCGGCCGGTCGCCAGGTCGCACGGGAGGACCTCCAGCCGGGCGACATCATCTACTGGTACAACAACACCCAGCACAACGGGATGTACGTGGGCGACGGGAAGGCGATCCACGCGCCCCGCACGGGCAAGAACGTCGAGCTCACCCCACTGGACTCGATGCCGTACTTCGCCGCCACCCGCCCCTGA